From a single Lentisphaera profundi genomic region:
- a CDS encoding RNA polymerase sigma factor, translating to MSTDYNTRETLLQKLQKAEDEHSWDDFVKYYEGYIYVVIRSFGVDINTSEDLLQDVLIKVWKALPKFEYHNEKCRFRTWLCVLIRNTTYNFFKSKANRQSNSNVSYDDLLSSLNLISEPEIDKIAELEWKSYVSNLAWENVKDGFSDAARQVFESSIIGESNDTIAAKFNIPESSVRVHRSRIKKVLIKEIARLNIELGG from the coding sequence ATGAGTACCGATTACAACACCAGAGAAACTTTGTTGCAAAAACTTCAGAAGGCAGAAGATGAGCATTCTTGGGATGACTTTGTAAAGTACTACGAAGGCTATATTTACGTGGTAATCCGTAGTTTCGGGGTTGATATCAATACCAGTGAAGACCTGCTCCAGGACGTACTTATCAAAGTCTGGAAAGCCTTGCCAAAATTTGAATATCACAATGAAAAATGTCGCTTTCGCACTTGGTTATGTGTACTCATTCGCAATACCACATACAACTTCTTCAAATCAAAAGCTAATAGACAAAGCAATAGTAATGTCAGCTATGATGATCTCCTCAGTTCCCTTAATCTCATTTCTGAACCTGAGATTGATAAAATTGCTGAATTAGAATGGAAGAGCTACGTATCCAACCTCGCTTGGGAGAATGTAAAGGATGGTTTTTCTGATGCCGCTCGCCAAGTTTTTGAATCATCCATCATCGGTGAATCCAACGATACTATAGCCGCAAAATTTAATATCCCTGAAAGTAGTGTGCGAGTCCATAGATCACGTATAAAAAAAGTTCTTATCAAGGAAATTGCTCGCCTCAACATAGAATTAGGCGGCTAA
- a CDS encoding phosphomannomutase: MTKIYNIEELMELSGVKFGTSGARGLADKMTDEVCYAYTVAFLQHLEESNNIDPACQVAIAGDLRPSSPRICAAVAKAIEDKGYSPLYCGEIPAPAIAYYGILNSIPSVMVTGSHIPDDRNGIKYNTPVGEILKEDEQGIRRQNVSIPEGLCKENGFFSTAYELEKPYQAAEDIYIQRYTDFYDEQALAGLNLGVYEHSAVGRDTLKRIYSALGANVRGLGRSTKFIPVDTEAIRPEDCELALDWCKNGGYDALLSTDGDSDRPLISDEKGHWLRGDVAGILTAQHLGADVVATPVSCNSAVELCQSFKKVSRTQIGSPYVIASMKEASASGGKMVVGYEANGGFLTNSALVEEGKALAALPTRDAVILHISILLEAKKRGLSVSGLVKTLPERYTISNRIKEFPTEQSKAKLATFVESKFADNANKIEAVFGELCGAVEAIDTTDGIRISFENLEIIHLRPSGNAPELRCYNEASSEKRALELNELCIEIMSDWR; the protein is encoded by the coding sequence ATGACTAAAATTTACAATATTGAAGAACTGATGGAACTTAGTGGTGTGAAGTTTGGCACTTCTGGTGCTCGTGGTTTAGCAGATAAGATGACTGATGAAGTTTGCTATGCTTATACAGTCGCTTTTTTACAGCACTTGGAAGAGAGTAATAATATAGATCCGGCATGCCAAGTGGCCATAGCAGGGGACTTGCGTCCATCCTCACCCAGGATTTGTGCGGCCGTCGCAAAAGCTATTGAAGATAAAGGTTATAGTCCTCTTTATTGTGGTGAGATTCCAGCTCCAGCTATTGCGTATTATGGTATCTTAAATTCGATTCCTTCAGTAATGGTCACCGGTTCACATATTCCAGATGATCGCAATGGCATAAAATACAACACTCCCGTAGGCGAAATATTAAAAGAAGATGAACAAGGTATTCGCCGTCAGAATGTAAGTATCCCCGAAGGCCTTTGTAAAGAAAATGGTTTTTTTAGCACTGCATACGAACTTGAAAAACCTTATCAAGCTGCAGAGGATATTTATATCCAGCGCTATACAGATTTCTATGATGAGCAAGCCTTGGCAGGCTTGAACCTTGGTGTCTACGAACATTCTGCGGTGGGACGTGATACACTTAAAAGAATTTATTCAGCTCTTGGTGCAAATGTAAGGGGCTTAGGTCGCAGTACTAAATTTATCCCTGTTGATACGGAAGCGATTCGACCCGAAGATTGTGAACTTGCTCTAGACTGGTGTAAAAATGGAGGATATGATGCGCTACTTTCTACTGATGGAGATTCCGATCGTCCGCTAATTTCTGATGAAAAAGGTCATTGGTTACGTGGCGATGTAGCCGGGATTCTCACAGCACAACATTTAGGTGCAGATGTAGTAGCGACTCCCGTGAGTTGTAATTCTGCAGTGGAACTATGCCAATCATTTAAAAAAGTGAGTCGGACACAAATTGGTAGCCCTTATGTTATCGCATCAATGAAAGAAGCATCCGCCTCAGGTGGGAAAATGGTTGTAGGTTATGAGGCCAACGGAGGTTTCTTGACAAATTCAGCACTTGTAGAAGAAGGCAAGGCACTAGCTGCACTGCCAACACGCGATGCCGTGATTCTTCATATTTCTATTTTACTTGAGGCTAAAAAACGAGGCTTAAGCGTTTCGGGATTGGTGAAAACTCTTCCTGAGCGTTATACAATTTCCAATCGAATAAAAGAATTCCCTACAGAGCAATCAAAAGCTAAGTTAGCCACTTTTGTAGAAAGTAAATTTGCGGATAATGCAAACAAAATTGAAGCTGTATTTGGTGAGCTTTGCGGAGCAGTGGAAGCGATAGATACAACCGATGGTATTCGCATTAGTTTTGAGAATTTAGAAATTATTCATTTACGTCCTTCGGGAAATGCACCTGAATTGCGTTGTTATAATGAAGCATCAAGTGAAAAACGAGCCTTGGAGCTCAATGAGCTTTGTATCGAGATCATGAGTGACTGGCGTTAA
- a CDS encoding DUF1552 domain-containing protein has protein sequence MIDRRNLLKLSAMGLAVPGQALAASKPISPRVKLKKNVVLVCLDLGMYAGNHREGGASCKYMTEYFSEFKDDMTFLQGISEPGMGGGHEVQPATFTGMRYDHRSHYPERQFISLDQRLASGSIQETRNKLLYHQVNKGDFVSWNQFAQPMPPTRGLNAFHEQVFSKTDLNKDKAYIKRERDILETLARNLRRYWKGSPQEVDLKASVAYQIEVLNEREKWLKVKKPYLKKGFAENAEASPLPSCHHNYQLVYDALEQEQTKLAVLQFGGGLTRNLEGITHGYHTLSHHGGYPERIYELEIIDNKVLGGLRDFVRKLKEGGLLDDTIVLFHSGMADASAHSNKNGAAFLFGGGFKHQNYLKCSVDEKGKEVKYTSSQLFSSVLKQSGFSNITFNGNKDVVPVLFGA, from the coding sequence ATGATTGATAGAAGAAATTTACTAAAACTTTCAGCCATGGGCTTGGCAGTTCCGGGCCAAGCATTGGCCGCTTCAAAACCTATTAGCCCTCGTGTGAAGCTAAAAAAGAACGTAGTCCTTGTTTGTCTAGATTTAGGCATGTATGCAGGTAACCACCGGGAAGGTGGCGCTAGCTGTAAGTATATGACTGAGTACTTTTCAGAATTCAAAGATGATATGACCTTTTTACAGGGGATTTCCGAGCCAGGTATGGGTGGCGGGCATGAAGTTCAACCCGCAACTTTTACAGGTATGCGTTATGATCATCGCAGTCATTATCCAGAGCGTCAATTCATTAGCTTAGATCAGCGTTTAGCCAGTGGGTCAATTCAAGAAACGAGAAATAAATTACTTTATCATCAAGTGAACAAAGGTGATTTTGTGTCATGGAATCAGTTTGCTCAACCAATGCCACCAACACGTGGACTCAATGCATTTCACGAACAGGTTTTTTCAAAAACCGATCTCAATAAAGATAAAGCCTATATAAAACGGGAAAGAGATATCTTAGAAACTTTAGCACGGAATTTACGTCGTTATTGGAAAGGATCTCCTCAGGAAGTCGATTTGAAAGCTTCTGTAGCCTATCAGATTGAAGTTCTTAATGAGCGTGAAAAGTGGCTGAAAGTAAAGAAACCTTACCTAAAGAAAGGTTTTGCGGAAAACGCAGAAGCCTCGCCTTTGCCTTCTTGTCATCACAATTATCAACTTGTCTATGATGCTTTAGAACAAGAACAAACTAAGCTAGCAGTGCTGCAATTTGGTGGTGGCTTAACAAGGAATTTAGAAGGGATCACTCATGGCTATCACACCTTAAGTCACCATGGTGGTTATCCTGAAAGAATTTATGAACTAGAGATTATAGATAATAAAGTCTTAGGTGGTTTACGTGATTTCGTCCGTAAGTTAAAAGAGGGTGGTTTACTTGACGATACGATAGTCTTATTTCACAGCGGTATGGCGGATGCCAGTGCACACAGCAATAAAAACGGTGCGGCTTTCTTGTTTGGTGGAGGTTTTAAACATCAGAATTACCTCAAGTGTTCCGTAGATGAAAAGGGTAAAGAAGTGAAATACACATCATCACAATTATTTTCGAGTGTACTCAAACAAAGTGGCTTTAGCAATATTACTTTTAATGGCAACAAGGACGTAGTTCCTGTTCTTTTCGGAGCCTAA